AAAAACTGATCAAAGATGTTAACGCATTAATGCCTTTTTCCGGTCTGGCCGAATGTGCTGCCTTGCCTAAGAATTCAATTGCAAAGGTCACGCAGGCAAGACCGCCGCGCCCAATTATATTTTTGGTGCTGGGATGTACCATCATGGAGAAATCGATATCTTTAAACAGCCCTTGATCAACCATGATGATTTTCCCGCCGCCGCTTTCTTCAGCCGGTGCTCCGAATACGACTATTTCTCCGTCCACCTGATCCATGAACTTGGATAAACCAATCGCTGCTCCTACAGCGTTGGCGGCAATCACATTGTGGCCGCAGGCATGGCCAGCGCCTTTCAACGCATCATATTCCGCAATTATCGCTACCCTCGGACCTTTATTACGGCCAGCGAATACCGCTCTGTATGCGGTATCCATACCGCATATAGGACTTTCTACCTGAAATCCATGCCGTTTTAACAATTCAATCTGCCATTTGGCGGCTTGATGTTCCTCAAAGGCAACTTCGGGATGAGAATGAATTTTATGACTAAGCTCCACAAGGTCAGTCTTAATGCTTTCAATTTCGGATAAAATCCTGCTTTTTATTGATTTTTCCATTAACCAAAGCCTCACTTCCATTAATTTATGATATCAGAACAACATCCAATTCTTTTTCTACATACGCGTTTCACTGACAAAACGATTTCATCAGGTCTGTGCTCAGATTTTCTTATTAATAGCCGATAACATAAGCGATAATCACGAATATTCCGCCGATGCCTATCCAGATAAAAAACAGTGGCCATACCCACTTTATCCATCGTTCAAAGGGAATTTTAGCTGTCGCCAACGCTCCCATTGTAGCCGCCGAAGTAGGCAGAATCACATGAGTCATACCATCGGCACATTGGAACATCAATACTGCCGTTTGCCTGGTAATGTGCAAAAGATCGGCTACTGGAGCCATGATCGGCATAGTTGCCATCGCCATTCCCGATGCAGATACAATAATTAAACTAATAATTACATTAACTACGTACATGCCGATCGGCTGAAGAAGCCCTGGCAGAAACGCGATACTTGACGAAAGATAAAAAATAATAGAATCCACAATCTTCCCATCTTCAAAAACCACAATAATAGTACGTGCAAAACCAACCACCAGTGCGCCAAAAATAATCCCCTTAGCGCCTTCAATAAAGATTCGGGAGACTTGATTGGGCGTATAACCAGCTACAAAACCACTCAAAACCCCCATCGTCAGAAAGAGTGCCGCCATTTCGTCTATCCACCATTTTTTGGCCGTCACACCATACAACAACCCGGCTAAACCACTAATGACAATTGCCAACACTGCATAATGATGCGGTTTCAAATCTGGTAAAACCGCAGCCTTCTCATCCACTTCATTTATTTCCGTTAAGTCGTTCAAAATATCTTTTGATGGATCGGCTTTTACTTTATACGCATAGCGCAAAATATAAATACTGGTTGTAATAAGTAGCACTACCAACATAGCAGCGCGCAACCACATTCCAGAAAAAAGTGGCACCTGGGCGATGGCTTGAGCGATTCCCACGCCAAAGGGATTCATCAAGCCTGCGGTAAAACCAGCGTGCGCTCCCAACAAGACCATCGCTGTACCGGTTAAAACATCAAATCCCAGAGAACGCGCCATTAGAATACCAATCGGTATAAATACTAAT
The sequence above is a segment of the Pelosinus sp. IPA-1 genome. Coding sequences within it:
- a CDS encoding M20 family metallopeptidase, which codes for MEKSIKSRILSEIESIKTDLVELSHKIHSHPEVAFEEHQAAKWQIELLKRHGFQVESPICGMDTAYRAVFAGRNKGPRVAIIAEYDALKGAGHACGHNVIAANAVGAAIGLSKFMDQVDGEIVVFGAPAEESGGGKIIMVDQGLFKDIDFSMMVHPSTKNIIGRGGLACVTFAIEFLGKAAHSARPEKGINALTSLISFFNNIDILRQTWQQKQDPKINGIITAGGLADNIVPEYAAASFTVRAKTRSYLLTMIEDLKRIAELSAAVTGAKVNVKLELIFAERYPNLTMGESFKANMAILGETMNYPEPGESVGSSDIGNVSIETPSIHEYLWIAPEDVVGHSSAFKEAAVSKRADEVVIKAAQGLAMTAWDILTDAKLREKIYDEFKAQVKRA